The following proteins are encoded in a genomic region of Dasypus novemcinctus isolate mDasNov1 chromosome 21, mDasNov1.1.hap2, whole genome shotgun sequence:
- the BTBD17 gene encoding BTB/POZ domain-containing protein 17, which translates to MLRMRHAKPGSWGSFWAMLTLVGLATRAAQRADIGGEAVGTSINHSQMLLQRLQELLRQGNASDVVLRVQAAGTDEVRVFHAHRLLLGLHSELFLGLLRNQSELVLQEPRDCAAVFDKFIRYLYCGELTVLLAQAIPLHRLATKYGVASLQRGVADYMRAHLAGGAGPAVGWYHYAVSTGDEALRDSCLQFLAWNLSAVVGSAEWGAVSPELLAQLLPRSDLVLQDELELFHALEAWLGRARPPSPVAERALRAIRYPMIPPAQLFQLQARSAALARHGDAVADLLLQAYQFHAASPLRFAKFFDVNGSAFLPRNYLAPSWGAPWVITNPARDDRSTSFQTQLGPSGHDAGRRVTWNVLFSPRWLPVSLRPVYADAAGTALPAARPEDGRPRLVVTPASSGGDAAGVSFQKTVLVGARQQGRLLVRHVYSFHQSSEEAGDFLAHADLQRRNSEYLVENALHLHLIVKPVYHTLIRTAK; encoded by the exons ATGCTTAGGATGAGACACGCCAAGCCGGGGTCCTGGGGCAGCTTCTGGGCCATGCTGACCTTGGTGGGCCTGGCCACCCGTGCGG CCCAGCGGGCCGACATCGGCGGGGAGGCAGTGGGTACCTCTATCAACCACTCCCAGATGCTGCTCCAGCGCTTGCAGGAGCTGCTGCGGCAAGGCAATGCCAGCGACGTGGTCCTGCGGGTGCAGGCGGCGGGCACCGACGAGGTCCGCGTCTTCCATGCCCACCGCCTGCTGCTGGGCCTGCACAGCGAGCTGTTCCTGGGGCTGCTGCGTAATCAGAGCGAGCTGGTGCTGCAGGAGCCCAGGGACTGCGCCGCCGTCTTCGACAAGTTCATCAG GTACCTGTACTGCGGTGAGCTGACCGTGCTGCTGGCGCAGGCCATCCCCCTGCACAGGCTGGCCACCAAGTACGGCGTGGCCTCCCTGCAGCGCGGCGTGGCCGACTACATGCGCGCGCACCtggcgggcggcgcgggcccgGCGGTGGGCTGGTACCACTACGCGGTGAGCACCGGGGACGAGGCCCTGCGCGACAGCTGCCTGCAGTTCCTGGCCTGGAACCTGTCGGCCGTGGTGGGGAGCGCCGAGTGGGGCGCCGTGAGCCCCGAGCTGCTGGCGCAGCTGCTGCCGCGCTCGGACCTGGTGCTGCAGGACGAGCTGGAGCTGTTCCACGCGCTGGAGGCGTGGCTGGGCCGCGCGCGCCCGCCGTCGCCCGTGGCCGAGCGGGCGCTGCGCGCCATCCGCTACCCCATGATCCCGCCGGCGCAGCTCTTCCAGCTGCAGGCGCGCTCGGCCGCGCTGGCGCGCCACGGCGACGCGGTGGCCGACCTCCTGCTGCAGGCCTACCAGTTCCACGCCGCCTCGCCGCTGCGCTTCGCCAAGTTCTTCGACGTCAACGGCAGCGCCTTCCTGCCCCGCAACTACCTCGCGCCGTCCTGGGGCGCGCCGTGGGTCATCACCAACCCGGCCCGCGACGACCGCAGCACCAGCTTCCAAACGCAGCTGGGCCCGAGCGGCCACGACGCGGGCCGCCGGGTCACGTGGAACGTGCTCTTCTCGCCGCGCTGGCTGCCCGTCAGCCTGCGGCCCGTCTACGCGGACGCCGCGGGCACCGCGCTGCCCGCCGCGCGCCCCGAGGACGGCCGCCCGCGGCTGGTGGTGACGCCGGCCAGCAGCGGCGGCGACGCGGCGGGCGTGAGCTTCCAGAAGACGGTGCTGGTGGGGGCGCGCCAGCAGGGCCGCCTGCTCGTCCGCCACGTCTACAGCTTCCACCAGAGCAGCGAGGAGGCGGGCGACTTCCTGGCGCACGCAGACCTGCAGCGGCGCAACTCGGAATACCTGGTGGAGAACGCCCTGCACCTGCACCTCATCGTCAAGCCCGTCTACCACACGCTCATCCGGACGGCCAAGTAG
- the KIF19 gene encoding kinesin-like protein KIF19 isoform X1 translates to MKDSRDSKDQQLMVALRVRPISVAELEEGATLIAHKVDEQMVVLMDPMEDPDDILRAHRSREKSYLFDVAFDFTATQEMVYQATTKSLIEGVISGYNATVFAYGPTGCGKTYTMLGTDHEPGIYVRTLNDLFHAIEETSKDMAYEVSMSYLEIYNEMIRDLLNPALGYLELREDAKGAVQVAGITEVSTINAKEIMQLLLKGNRQRTQEPTAANQTSSRSHAVLQVAVRQRSRVRDVLQEVRQGRLFMIDLAGSERASQTQNRGQRMKEGAHINRSLLALGNCINALSDKGGNKYINFRDSKLTRLLKDSLGGNSRTVMIAHISPASTAFEESRNTLTYAGRAKHIRTRVKQNLLNVSYHIAQYTSIIADLRNEIQRLKCKIDEQGGRGQARARPERGDIRHIQAEVQLHSGQGKQPETGQLREQLISAFGEQMDVRRRLLELENRAMEVQIDASRHLLTIAGWEHEKSRRALKWREEQRKESYTKDDSEKDSDTGDDQPDILEPPEVAAARESIAALVGEQKKLHKQKLALEQRCRELRARGRRLEETLPWRIGSEEQREVLSLLCRVHELEVENTEMQSHALLRDGALRHRREAVRRLEQHRNLCDEIIQGQRQIIDDYNLAVPQHLEELYEVYLRELEEGSLERATIMDRVASRALQESSLPRIAPVGTMLTPDSDPESVKTLNSEAQNLHGSVLPPLSTDSETNRMFKASPQAWQVKGSSRPTPPPIQIGGLVTQEAPPPEGLVSLSSRVNSSPDGSENLSEIPLTHKERKEILTGTKCISVKAARRRSRALGPAGRHLLVPAAERSSLSPRARSEAAGAQACKRPPSPALQHAASEDNLSSSTGETPARAVGYRRDGPGSRLRGQKKSPGKKREESLEAKRRKRRSRSFEVAGQGLSRPKNHLLGSRPPESTSDHRMPVCGHPAPGIRQPGKVTLPLAKVRLPPSENTGSGDPSPLAVPPNPAGVSRRMTHGPRQPHGSSTHVKDGCFRRH, encoded by the exons ATGAAGGACAGCAGGGACTCCAAGGACCAGCAACTCATG GTGGCGCTCCGGGTCAGGCCCATCAGCGTAGCGGAGCTGGAGGAGGGAGCCACCCTCATCGCCCATAAAGTAGACGAGCAG ATGGTGGTGCTCATGGACCCCATGGAAGACCCCGACGACATCCTGCGGGCGCACCGCTCCCGGGAGAAGTCCTACCTGTTTGACGTGGCCTTTGACTTCACGGCCACCCAG GAGATGGTGTACCAGGCCACCACCAAGAGCCTCATCGAAGGTGTCATCTCGGGCTACAATGCCACCGTCTTTGCCTATGGCCCCACAG gctGCGGGAAAACCTACACCATGCTGGGCACAGACCACGAGCCGGGCATCTACGTCCGGACCCTCAACGACCTCTTCCACGCCATCGAGGAGACCAGCAAGGACATGGCATATGAGGTGTCCATGTCCTACCTGGAG ATCTACAACGAGATGATTCGGGACCTGCTGAACCCGGCCCTGGGGTACCTGGAGCTGAGGGAGGACGCCAAAGGGGCGGTCCAGGTGGCCGGGATCACCGAGGTCTCCACCATCAATGCCAAAGAG ATCATGCAGCTGCTGCTGAAGGGGAACCGGCAGAGGACCCAGGAGCCCACGGCCGCCAACCAGACGTCGTCCCGCTCACACGCGGTGCTGCAGGTGGCCGTGCGCCAGCGCAGCCGCGTCAGGGACGTGCTGCAGGAGGTGCGGCAGGGCCGCCTCTTCATGATCGACCTGGCGGGCTCGGAGCGTGCCTCGCAG ACGCAGAACCGCGGGCAGCGCATGAAAGAGGGCGCCCACATCAACCGCTCCCTGCTGGCGCTGGGCAACTGCATCAACGCGCTGAGCGACAAGGGCGGCAACAAGTACATCAACTTCCGCGACAGCAAGCTCACCCGGCTCCTGAAG GACTCCCTGGGGGGGAACAGCCGCACGGTGATGATCGCGCACATCAGCCCCGCGAGCACGGCCTTCGAGGAGTCCCGGAACACGCTGACCTACGCAGGCCGAGCCAAGCACATCCGGACGAGG GTGAAGCAGAACCTGCTCAACGTCTCCTACCACATCGCCCAGTACACCAGCATCATCGCCGACCTGCGCAACGAGATCCAGAGGCTCAAGTGCAAGATCGATGAGCAGGGTGGGCGGGGCCAGGCCCGGGCCCGGCCGGAACGGGGTGACATCCGGCACATCCAAG CGGAGGTGCAGCTTCACAGTGGGCAGGGCAAGCAGCCCGAGACGGGGCAGCTGCGTGAACAGCTCATCAGCGCCTTCGGCGAGCAGATGGACGTGCGGAGACGCCTGCTGGAGCTGGAGAACCGCGCCATGGAGGTCCAGATTGACGCCTCGCGCCACCTGCTCACCATCGCCGG CTGGGAGCATGAAAAGTCACGCCGAGCCCTCAAGTGGCGGGAGGAGCAGCGCAAGGAGTCATACACCAAGGACGACAGCGAGAAGGACTCAGACACCGGCGATGACCAGCCAGACATCCTGGAACCACCAGAGGTGGCTGCAGCCCGGGAGAGCATCGCCGCCCTGGTGGGCGAGCAGAAGAAGCTGCACAAGCAGAAG CTGGCGCTGGAGCAGCGCTGCCGCGAGCTGCGCGCGCGGGGCCGCCGCCTGGAGGAGACGCTGCCGTGGCGCATCGGCTCCGAGGAGCAGCGCGAGGTGCTCAGCCTGCTGTGCCGCGTGCACGAGCTGGAAGTGGAGAACACCGAGATGCAGTCGCACGCACTGCTCCGCGACGGTGCCCTCCGCCACCGCCGCGAGGCTGTGCGCCGCCTGGAGCAGCACCGCAACCTTTGCGACGAGATCATCCAGGGCCAGCGGCAGATCATCGACG ACTACAACCTGGCCGTCCCCCAGCACCTGGAGGAGCTCTACGAGGTGTACCTGCGGGAGCTGGAGGAGGGCAGCCTGGAGAGGGCCACCATCATGGACCGCGTGGCCTCCAGGGCCCTGCAG GAGAGCTCCTTGCCCAGAATTGCCCCAGTGGGAACCATGCTGACCCCAGATTCCGACCCAGAGAGCGTGAAGACACTGAACTCTGAAGCCCAGAATCTGCACGGCAGcgtcctccctcccctcagcacgGACAG TGAAACCAACCGCATGTTCAAGGCCAGTCCCCAGGCCTGGCAGGTGAAGGGCTCCTCcaggcccaccccaccccccatccagATCGGCGGCCTGGTCACCCAGGAG GCTCCCCCTCCAGAAGGCCTGGTCAGCCTGAGCAGCCGGGTCAACTCCTCCCCCGACGGCAGCGAGAACCTGTCGGAGATCCCCTTGACCCACAAAG AGAGGAAGGAGATCCTGACGGGCACCAAGTGCATCTCGGTGAAGGCTGCCCGGCGCCGCTCGCGGGCCCTGGGCCCCGCGGGGCGCCACCTGCTGGTGCCCGCGGCGGAGCGCAGCAGCCTGTCCCCGCGCGCGCGGAGCGAGGCCGCCGGCGCCCAGGCCTGCAAGCGGCCGCCCAGCCCCGCCCTGCAGCACGCCGCCAGCGAGGACAACCTGTCGAGCAGCACGGGCGAGACCCCCGCCCGCGCCGTGGGGTACCGCCGCGACGGCCCTGGGTCCCGGCTCCGTGGCCAGAAGAAAAGCCCCGGCAAGAAGCGGGAGGAGTCGCTGGAGGCCAAGAGGAGGAAGCGGAGGTCCCGGTCCTTTGAGGTCGCTGGGCAAGGG CTCTCCCGCCCCAAGAACCACCTCCTGGGGTCCCGTCCCCCAGAGAGCACCTCGGACCACAGGATGCCAGTCTGCGGGCACCCCGCCCCTGGTATCCGGCAGCCGGGAAAGGTCACATTGCCTTTGGCCAAGGTCAGACTCCCTCCAAGCGAGAACACAG GATCTGGGGACCCCTCTCCCCTTGCTGTTCCCCCCAATCCAGCCGGCGTTTCTCGACGAATGACTCACGGGCCCCGCCAGCCCCATGGCTCAAGCACCCATGTCAAGGATGGATGTTTCCGGCGTCACTGA
- the KIF19 gene encoding kinesin-like protein KIF19 isoform X2, whose amino-acid sequence MKDSRDSKDQQLMVALRVRPISVAELEEGATLIAHKVDEQMVVLMDPMEDPDDILRAHRSREKSYLFDVAFDFTATQEMVYQATTKSLIEGVISGYNATVFAYGPTGCGKTYTMLGTDHEPGIYVRTLNDLFHAIEETSKDMAYEVSMSYLEIYNEMIRDLLNPALGYLELREDAKGAVQVAGITEVSTINAKEIMQLLLKGNRQRTQEPTAANQTSSRSHAVLQVAVRQRSRVRDVLQEVRQGRLFMIDLAGSERASQTQNRGQRMKEGAHINRSLLALGNCINALSDKGGNKYINFRDSKLTRLLKDSLGGNSRTVMIAHISPASTAFEESRNTLTYAGRAKHIRTRVKQNLLNVSYHIAQYTSIIADLRNEIQRLKCKIDEQGGRGQARARPERGDIRHIQAEVQLHSGQGKQPETGQLREQLISAFGEQMDVRRRLLELENRAMEVQIDASRHLLTIAGWEHEKSRRALKWREEQRKESYTKDDSEKDSDTGDDQPDILEPPEVAAARESIAALVGEQKKLHKQKLALEQRCRELRARGRRLEETLPWRIGSEEQREVLSLLCRVHELEVENTEMQSHALLRDGALRHRREAVRRLEQHRNLCDEIIQGQRQIIDDYNLAVPQHLEELYEVYLRELEEGSLERATIMDRVASRALQESSLPRIAPVGTMLTPDSDPESVKTLNSEAQNLHGSVLPPLSTDSETNRMFKASPQAWQVKGSSRPTPPPIQIGGLVTQEAPPPEGLVSLSSRVNSSPDGSENLSEIPLTHKERKEILTGTKCISVKAARRRSRALGPAGRHLLVPAAERSSLSPRARSEAAGAQACKRPPSPALQHAASEDNLSSSTGETPARAVGYRRDGPGSRLRGQKKSPGKKREESLEAKRRKRRSRSFELSRPKNHLLGSRPPESTSDHRMPVCGHPAPGIRQPGKVTLPLAKVRLPPSENTGSGDPSPLAVPPNPAGVSRRMTHGPRQPHGSSTHVKDGCFRRH is encoded by the exons ATGAAGGACAGCAGGGACTCCAAGGACCAGCAACTCATG GTGGCGCTCCGGGTCAGGCCCATCAGCGTAGCGGAGCTGGAGGAGGGAGCCACCCTCATCGCCCATAAAGTAGACGAGCAG ATGGTGGTGCTCATGGACCCCATGGAAGACCCCGACGACATCCTGCGGGCGCACCGCTCCCGGGAGAAGTCCTACCTGTTTGACGTGGCCTTTGACTTCACGGCCACCCAG GAGATGGTGTACCAGGCCACCACCAAGAGCCTCATCGAAGGTGTCATCTCGGGCTACAATGCCACCGTCTTTGCCTATGGCCCCACAG gctGCGGGAAAACCTACACCATGCTGGGCACAGACCACGAGCCGGGCATCTACGTCCGGACCCTCAACGACCTCTTCCACGCCATCGAGGAGACCAGCAAGGACATGGCATATGAGGTGTCCATGTCCTACCTGGAG ATCTACAACGAGATGATTCGGGACCTGCTGAACCCGGCCCTGGGGTACCTGGAGCTGAGGGAGGACGCCAAAGGGGCGGTCCAGGTGGCCGGGATCACCGAGGTCTCCACCATCAATGCCAAAGAG ATCATGCAGCTGCTGCTGAAGGGGAACCGGCAGAGGACCCAGGAGCCCACGGCCGCCAACCAGACGTCGTCCCGCTCACACGCGGTGCTGCAGGTGGCCGTGCGCCAGCGCAGCCGCGTCAGGGACGTGCTGCAGGAGGTGCGGCAGGGCCGCCTCTTCATGATCGACCTGGCGGGCTCGGAGCGTGCCTCGCAG ACGCAGAACCGCGGGCAGCGCATGAAAGAGGGCGCCCACATCAACCGCTCCCTGCTGGCGCTGGGCAACTGCATCAACGCGCTGAGCGACAAGGGCGGCAACAAGTACATCAACTTCCGCGACAGCAAGCTCACCCGGCTCCTGAAG GACTCCCTGGGGGGGAACAGCCGCACGGTGATGATCGCGCACATCAGCCCCGCGAGCACGGCCTTCGAGGAGTCCCGGAACACGCTGACCTACGCAGGCCGAGCCAAGCACATCCGGACGAGG GTGAAGCAGAACCTGCTCAACGTCTCCTACCACATCGCCCAGTACACCAGCATCATCGCCGACCTGCGCAACGAGATCCAGAGGCTCAAGTGCAAGATCGATGAGCAGGGTGGGCGGGGCCAGGCCCGGGCCCGGCCGGAACGGGGTGACATCCGGCACATCCAAG CGGAGGTGCAGCTTCACAGTGGGCAGGGCAAGCAGCCCGAGACGGGGCAGCTGCGTGAACAGCTCATCAGCGCCTTCGGCGAGCAGATGGACGTGCGGAGACGCCTGCTGGAGCTGGAGAACCGCGCCATGGAGGTCCAGATTGACGCCTCGCGCCACCTGCTCACCATCGCCGG CTGGGAGCATGAAAAGTCACGCCGAGCCCTCAAGTGGCGGGAGGAGCAGCGCAAGGAGTCATACACCAAGGACGACAGCGAGAAGGACTCAGACACCGGCGATGACCAGCCAGACATCCTGGAACCACCAGAGGTGGCTGCAGCCCGGGAGAGCATCGCCGCCCTGGTGGGCGAGCAGAAGAAGCTGCACAAGCAGAAG CTGGCGCTGGAGCAGCGCTGCCGCGAGCTGCGCGCGCGGGGCCGCCGCCTGGAGGAGACGCTGCCGTGGCGCATCGGCTCCGAGGAGCAGCGCGAGGTGCTCAGCCTGCTGTGCCGCGTGCACGAGCTGGAAGTGGAGAACACCGAGATGCAGTCGCACGCACTGCTCCGCGACGGTGCCCTCCGCCACCGCCGCGAGGCTGTGCGCCGCCTGGAGCAGCACCGCAACCTTTGCGACGAGATCATCCAGGGCCAGCGGCAGATCATCGACG ACTACAACCTGGCCGTCCCCCAGCACCTGGAGGAGCTCTACGAGGTGTACCTGCGGGAGCTGGAGGAGGGCAGCCTGGAGAGGGCCACCATCATGGACCGCGTGGCCTCCAGGGCCCTGCAG GAGAGCTCCTTGCCCAGAATTGCCCCAGTGGGAACCATGCTGACCCCAGATTCCGACCCAGAGAGCGTGAAGACACTGAACTCTGAAGCCCAGAATCTGCACGGCAGcgtcctccctcccctcagcacgGACAG TGAAACCAACCGCATGTTCAAGGCCAGTCCCCAGGCCTGGCAGGTGAAGGGCTCCTCcaggcccaccccaccccccatccagATCGGCGGCCTGGTCACCCAGGAG GCTCCCCCTCCAGAAGGCCTGGTCAGCCTGAGCAGCCGGGTCAACTCCTCCCCCGACGGCAGCGAGAACCTGTCGGAGATCCCCTTGACCCACAAAG AGAGGAAGGAGATCCTGACGGGCACCAAGTGCATCTCGGTGAAGGCTGCCCGGCGCCGCTCGCGGGCCCTGGGCCCCGCGGGGCGCCACCTGCTGGTGCCCGCGGCGGAGCGCAGCAGCCTGTCCCCGCGCGCGCGGAGCGAGGCCGCCGGCGCCCAGGCCTGCAAGCGGCCGCCCAGCCCCGCCCTGCAGCACGCCGCCAGCGAGGACAACCTGTCGAGCAGCACGGGCGAGACCCCCGCCCGCGCCGTGGGGTACCGCCGCGACGGCCCTGGGTCCCGGCTCCGTGGCCAGAAGAAAAGCCCCGGCAAGAAGCGGGAGGAGTCGCTGGAGGCCAAGAGGAGGAAGCGGAGGTCCCGGTCCTTTGAG CTCTCCCGCCCCAAGAACCACCTCCTGGGGTCCCGTCCCCCAGAGAGCACCTCGGACCACAGGATGCCAGTCTGCGGGCACCCCGCCCCTGGTATCCGGCAGCCGGGAAAGGTCACATTGCCTTTGGCCAAGGTCAGACTCCCTCCAAGCGAGAACACAG GATCTGGGGACCCCTCTCCCCTTGCTGTTCCCCCCAATCCAGCCGGCGTTTCTCGACGAATGACTCACGGGCCCCGCCAGCCCCATGGCTCAAGCACCCATGTCAAGGATGGATGTTTCCGGCGTCACTGA
- the KIF19 gene encoding kinesin-like protein KIF19 isoform X3: MKDSRDSKDQQLMVALRVRPISVAELEEGATLIAHKVDEQMVVLMDPMEDPDDILRAHRSREKSYLFDVAFDFTATQEMVYQATTKSLIEGVISGYNATVFAYGPTGCGKTYTMLGTDHEPGIYVRTLNDLFHAIEETSKDMAYEVSMSYLEIYNEMIRDLLNPALGYLELREDAKGAVQVAGITEVSTINAKEIMQLLLKGNRQRTQEPTAANQTSSRSHAVLQVAVRQRSRVRDVLQEVRQGRLFMIDLAGSERASQTQNRGQRMKEGAHINRSLLALGNCINALSDKGGNKYINFRDSKLTRLLKDSLGGNSRTVMIAHISPASTAFEESRNTLTYAGRAKHIRTRVKQNLLNVSYHIAQYTSIIADLRNEIQRLKCKIDEQGGRGQARARPERGDIRHIQAEVQLHSGQGKQPETGQLREQLISAFGEQMDVRRRLLELENRAMEVQIDASRHLLTIAGWEHEKSRRALKWREEQRKESYTKDDSEKDSDTGDDQPDILEPPEVAAARESIAALVGEQKKLHKQKLALEQRCRELRARGRRLEETLPWRIGSEEQREVLSLLCRVHELEVENTEMQSHALLRDGALRHRREAVRRLEQHRNLCDEIIQGQRQIIDDYNLAVPQHLEELYEVYLRELEEGSLERATIMDRVASRALQESSLPRIAPVGTMLTPDSDPESVKTLNSEAQNLHGSVLPPLSTDSETNRMFKASPQAWQVKGSSRPTPPPIQIGGLVTQEAPPPEGLVSLSSRVNSSPDGSENLSEIPLTHKERKEILTGTKCISVKAARRRSRALGPAGRHLLVPAAERSSLSPRARSEAAGAQACKRPPSPALQHAASEDNLSSSTGETPARAVGYRRDGPGSRLRGQKKSPGKKREESLEAKRRKRRSRSFEVAGQGNHLLGSRPPESTSDHRMPVCGHPAPGIRQPGKVTLPLAKVRLPPSENTGSGDPSPLAVPPNPAGVSRRMTHGPRQPHGSSTHVKDGCFRRH, translated from the exons ATGAAGGACAGCAGGGACTCCAAGGACCAGCAACTCATG GTGGCGCTCCGGGTCAGGCCCATCAGCGTAGCGGAGCTGGAGGAGGGAGCCACCCTCATCGCCCATAAAGTAGACGAGCAG ATGGTGGTGCTCATGGACCCCATGGAAGACCCCGACGACATCCTGCGGGCGCACCGCTCCCGGGAGAAGTCCTACCTGTTTGACGTGGCCTTTGACTTCACGGCCACCCAG GAGATGGTGTACCAGGCCACCACCAAGAGCCTCATCGAAGGTGTCATCTCGGGCTACAATGCCACCGTCTTTGCCTATGGCCCCACAG gctGCGGGAAAACCTACACCATGCTGGGCACAGACCACGAGCCGGGCATCTACGTCCGGACCCTCAACGACCTCTTCCACGCCATCGAGGAGACCAGCAAGGACATGGCATATGAGGTGTCCATGTCCTACCTGGAG ATCTACAACGAGATGATTCGGGACCTGCTGAACCCGGCCCTGGGGTACCTGGAGCTGAGGGAGGACGCCAAAGGGGCGGTCCAGGTGGCCGGGATCACCGAGGTCTCCACCATCAATGCCAAAGAG ATCATGCAGCTGCTGCTGAAGGGGAACCGGCAGAGGACCCAGGAGCCCACGGCCGCCAACCAGACGTCGTCCCGCTCACACGCGGTGCTGCAGGTGGCCGTGCGCCAGCGCAGCCGCGTCAGGGACGTGCTGCAGGAGGTGCGGCAGGGCCGCCTCTTCATGATCGACCTGGCGGGCTCGGAGCGTGCCTCGCAG ACGCAGAACCGCGGGCAGCGCATGAAAGAGGGCGCCCACATCAACCGCTCCCTGCTGGCGCTGGGCAACTGCATCAACGCGCTGAGCGACAAGGGCGGCAACAAGTACATCAACTTCCGCGACAGCAAGCTCACCCGGCTCCTGAAG GACTCCCTGGGGGGGAACAGCCGCACGGTGATGATCGCGCACATCAGCCCCGCGAGCACGGCCTTCGAGGAGTCCCGGAACACGCTGACCTACGCAGGCCGAGCCAAGCACATCCGGACGAGG GTGAAGCAGAACCTGCTCAACGTCTCCTACCACATCGCCCAGTACACCAGCATCATCGCCGACCTGCGCAACGAGATCCAGAGGCTCAAGTGCAAGATCGATGAGCAGGGTGGGCGGGGCCAGGCCCGGGCCCGGCCGGAACGGGGTGACATCCGGCACATCCAAG CGGAGGTGCAGCTTCACAGTGGGCAGGGCAAGCAGCCCGAGACGGGGCAGCTGCGTGAACAGCTCATCAGCGCCTTCGGCGAGCAGATGGACGTGCGGAGACGCCTGCTGGAGCTGGAGAACCGCGCCATGGAGGTCCAGATTGACGCCTCGCGCCACCTGCTCACCATCGCCGG CTGGGAGCATGAAAAGTCACGCCGAGCCCTCAAGTGGCGGGAGGAGCAGCGCAAGGAGTCATACACCAAGGACGACAGCGAGAAGGACTCAGACACCGGCGATGACCAGCCAGACATCCTGGAACCACCAGAGGTGGCTGCAGCCCGGGAGAGCATCGCCGCCCTGGTGGGCGAGCAGAAGAAGCTGCACAAGCAGAAG CTGGCGCTGGAGCAGCGCTGCCGCGAGCTGCGCGCGCGGGGCCGCCGCCTGGAGGAGACGCTGCCGTGGCGCATCGGCTCCGAGGAGCAGCGCGAGGTGCTCAGCCTGCTGTGCCGCGTGCACGAGCTGGAAGTGGAGAACACCGAGATGCAGTCGCACGCACTGCTCCGCGACGGTGCCCTCCGCCACCGCCGCGAGGCTGTGCGCCGCCTGGAGCAGCACCGCAACCTTTGCGACGAGATCATCCAGGGCCAGCGGCAGATCATCGACG ACTACAACCTGGCCGTCCCCCAGCACCTGGAGGAGCTCTACGAGGTGTACCTGCGGGAGCTGGAGGAGGGCAGCCTGGAGAGGGCCACCATCATGGACCGCGTGGCCTCCAGGGCCCTGCAG GAGAGCTCCTTGCCCAGAATTGCCCCAGTGGGAACCATGCTGACCCCAGATTCCGACCCAGAGAGCGTGAAGACACTGAACTCTGAAGCCCAGAATCTGCACGGCAGcgtcctccctcccctcagcacgGACAG TGAAACCAACCGCATGTTCAAGGCCAGTCCCCAGGCCTGGCAGGTGAAGGGCTCCTCcaggcccaccccaccccccatccagATCGGCGGCCTGGTCACCCAGGAG GCTCCCCCTCCAGAAGGCCTGGTCAGCCTGAGCAGCCGGGTCAACTCCTCCCCCGACGGCAGCGAGAACCTGTCGGAGATCCCCTTGACCCACAAAG AGAGGAAGGAGATCCTGACGGGCACCAAGTGCATCTCGGTGAAGGCTGCCCGGCGCCGCTCGCGGGCCCTGGGCCCCGCGGGGCGCCACCTGCTGGTGCCCGCGGCGGAGCGCAGCAGCCTGTCCCCGCGCGCGCGGAGCGAGGCCGCCGGCGCCCAGGCCTGCAAGCGGCCGCCCAGCCCCGCCCTGCAGCACGCCGCCAGCGAGGACAACCTGTCGAGCAGCACGGGCGAGACCCCCGCCCGCGCCGTGGGGTACCGCCGCGACGGCCCTGGGTCCCGGCTCCGTGGCCAGAAGAAAAGCCCCGGCAAGAAGCGGGAGGAGTCGCTGGAGGCCAAGAGGAGGAAGCGGAGGTCCCGGTCCTTTGAGGTCGCTGGGCAAGGG AACCACCTCCTGGGGTCCCGTCCCCCAGAGAGCACCTCGGACCACAGGATGCCAGTCTGCGGGCACCCCGCCCCTGGTATCCGGCAGCCGGGAAAGGTCACATTGCCTTTGGCCAAGGTCAGACTCCCTCCAAGCGAGAACACAG GATCTGGGGACCCCTCTCCCCTTGCTGTTCCCCCCAATCCAGCCGGCGTTTCTCGACGAATGACTCACGGGCCCCGCCAGCCCCATGGCTCAAGCACCCATGTCAAGGATGGATGTTTCCGGCGTCACTGA